The following proteins come from a genomic window of Verrucomicrobiia bacterium:
- a CDS encoding response regulator transcription factor: MNKKVRIKVSIVEDDPKAREILVDWINRAEGFQCVSNHPSGENALEKMPEHQPQVVLMDINLSGMNGPECVRRLKPLLPTSQFVMLTVYEDSDHIIQALQSGATGYLLKHTQRAELINALREVNEGGSPMTANIARKVVRAFHQAPSSDSTTEELSNRESEVLQLLAQGYLYKEIADTLKIGVATVNTYIRRIYEKLHVRSRAQAVAKFANIPLGDAARSANAQRSGNDHTS, translated from the coding sequence ATGAATAAAAAAGTGCGTATAAAAGTTTCGATTGTCGAGGATGACCCCAAAGCCCGCGAGATTTTGGTGGACTGGATCAACCGTGCCGAGGGTTTCCAATGTGTGAGCAATCACCCGTCGGGCGAAAATGCATTGGAGAAAATGCCCGAGCATCAACCGCAAGTCGTGTTGATGGACATCAATCTTTCCGGCATGAACGGCCCCGAATGCGTGCGCCGGCTCAAGCCGCTACTGCCTACTTCGCAATTCGTCATGCTCACGGTTTACGAAGATTCCGACCACATCATTCAGGCGTTGCAATCCGGCGCGACGGGTTATTTGCTCAAGCACACGCAGCGCGCCGAATTGATCAACGCCTTGCGCGAAGTCAACGAGGGCGGTTCCCCGATGACCGCGAACATCGCGCGCAAAGTGGTGCGGGCGTTTCATCAGGCGCCGTCATCCGACTCGACCACGGAAGAACTTTCAAACCGCGAGAGCGAAGTTTTGCAACTGCTCGCGCAAGGTTATCTCTACAAGGAAATTGCCGATACCCTCAAGATTGGCGTGGCGACAGTGAATACTTACATCCGGCGCATCTACGAAAAATTGCACGTCCGCTCGCGCGCGCAGGCCGTGGCGAAGTTCGCGAATATCCCCCTGGGTGACGCAGCGCGCTCCGCGAATGCACAACGCAGCGGAAACGACCACACTTCCTAA
- the thiH gene encoding 2-iminoacetate synthase ThiH, whose protein sequence is MSFSSEFDEAQIAALVGRSAATPAGAVQESMARSQLSLTDFAQLISPAGAELLEPLCRRSQQITRQRFGKVIRLFAPLYLSNECINNCKYCGFSRDNPILRVTLSVDEVLREARALAEKGFRNVLLVAGEHPKFVSNGYMAECVRALRTEIPSISLEVGPMETEEYRPIVEAGADGLVVYQETYDREIYAEMHTAGPKRDFDWRLDTPERAYAAGFRRLGIGALYGLSDWRREAIAVAAHADYLLRNCWKAQLTISLPRLRPCAGEFQPLTNFSDRELAQLICAFRLFLPDVGLVLSTRESARLRDGLIPLGVTLISAGSHTEPGGYTGAGREKIHHTERGRIVELAAGSSEWAADSSRATNATGQFDIADERSPEEVADLIRRLGYEPVWKDWDAALA, encoded by the coding sequence ATGAGTTTTTCGAGTGAGTTTGATGAAGCGCAAATCGCCGCGCTCGTAGGCCGTTCCGCCGCCACCCCGGCGGGTGCGGTTCAGGAGAGCATGGCGCGCTCGCAGCTTTCGCTCACCGATTTTGCGCAACTCATTTCGCCCGCCGGCGCGGAATTGCTTGAGCCGCTTTGCCGCCGTTCGCAGCAAATCACCCGGCAGCGCTTCGGCAAAGTCATCCGCCTGTTCGCGCCGCTTTATCTTTCCAACGAGTGCATCAATAATTGCAAATACTGTGGCTTCTCGCGCGACAATCCCATCCTGCGCGTCACGCTTTCCGTGGACGAAGTCCTGCGCGAAGCGCGGGCGCTCGCGGAAAAAGGTTTTCGCAATGTCCTGCTCGTCGCGGGCGAACATCCTAAATTCGTCTCGAACGGTTACATGGCGGAATGTGTTCGCGCGTTGCGCACCGAGATTCCCAGCATCTCGCTCGAAGTCGGGCCGATGGAAACCGAGGAGTATCGTCCCATCGTCGAGGCGGGCGCGGATGGACTCGTCGTGTATCAGGAAACGTACGATCGCGAAATCTATGCGGAGATGCACACGGCGGGGCCGAAGCGCGATTTCGATTGGCGGTTGGACACGCCCGAGCGCGCGTACGCTGCGGGCTTTCGGCGGCTCGGCATCGGCGCGTTGTACGGCTTGAGCGATTGGCGACGCGAGGCGATTGCCGTCGCCGCGCACGCGGATTATTTATTGCGCAACTGCTGGAAAGCGCAGCTTACGATTTCCCTGCCGCGATTGCGTCCCTGCGCGGGAGAATTTCAACCGCTTACGAATTTCAGCGACCGCGAACTGGCGCAACTGATTTGCGCGTTTCGTCTGTTTTTGCCGGACGTGGGCCTCGTGCTTTCGACCCGCGAATCCGCCAGGCTGCGCGATGGCCTGATTCCTCTGGGCGTGACGCTGATCAGCGCGGGCAGCCACACCGAACCGGGCGGTTACACTGGCGCGGGCCGCGAAAAAATTCATCACACCGAACGCGGGCGCATCGTGGAACTCGCGGCGGGTTCAAGCGAATGGGCGGCCGATTCCAGCCGCGCCACCAATGCCACCGGGCAGTTCGACATCGCCGACGAGCGTTCGCCGGAAGAAGTCGCCGACCTGATTCGCCGCCTTGGCTACGAACCGGTGTGGAAAGATTGGGACGCCGCGCTCGCGTGA
- the thiS gene encoding sulfur carrier protein ThiS: MNPASVIANGREIETPLPCTLEEFLVRQNLLPRSVVVEHNGEAVAPSEFAHRPIAAGDRLEIVKIVAGG, from the coding sequence ATGAACCCGGCTTCGGTCATCGCCAACGGCCGCGAAATCGAAACGCCGCTGCCCTGCACGCTCGAAGAATTTCTCGTGCGCCAAAATCTTCTGCCGCGCAGCGTCGTGGTGGAGCACAATGGCGAAGCGGTCGCGCCTTCGGAATTCGCGCACCGCCCCATCGCCGCGGGCGACCGTCTCGAAATCGTGAAGATCGTCGCGGGCGGTTAA
- a CDS encoding SRPBCC domain-containing protein translates to MSEQLAATPIVIERTFDAPVATVWKAITDLDEMRQWYFPSIPAFKAEVGFETQVNVSHNGEIYPHLWKVTEVKPGKKISYSWRYGGAEGDSLVSFELFDEGGKTRLKLTHSGLETFKPEANPKYARKNFFGGWSYLVGICLDDFLQRNTPMPDRDFIISREFDAPRELVWKAWTDPKHMAQWWGPHQFTNPVCQMDVRPGGEYRIVMRAPDGTEYPGKGIFHEVVKPERLVMTMDHSELPPAWHDLVNPERDKTKPPQLDSVMTITFESIGGKTKLTVRSRFESMAIRDAMKKMGMTEGWSQSLERLTDLLKKM, encoded by the coding sequence CTGTCCGAACAACTGGCCGCCACGCCCATTGTTATTGAGCGCACTTTTGATGCGCCGGTCGCGACCGTTTGGAAAGCCATCACCGATTTGGATGAAATGCGGCAATGGTACTTTCCGAGTATTCCAGCTTTCAAAGCCGAGGTTGGTTTCGAGACTCAAGTCAACGTCAGCCACAACGGCGAGATTTATCCGCACCTCTGGAAAGTCACCGAAGTCAAACCCGGCAAAAAAATTTCCTATAGCTGGCGGTATGGTGGAGCTGAAGGCGATTCGCTGGTGTCGTTTGAATTGTTTGACGAAGGCGGCAAAACGCGCTTGAAGCTGACGCACTCGGGCCTTGAGACTTTCAAGCCGGAAGCGAATCCGAAATACGCGCGGAAAAATTTCTTCGGCGGGTGGAGTTACCTCGTCGGGATATGCCTCGACGATTTCCTTCAACGCAACACGCCGATGCCCGACCGCGATTTCATCATCTCGCGCGAGTTCGATGCGCCGCGCGAATTGGTTTGGAAAGCGTGGACGGATCCCAAGCACATGGCGCAATGGTGGGGGCCGCATCAATTCACCAATCCGGTTTGCCAGATGGACGTGCGGCCCGGCGGGGAATATCGCATCGTCATGCGCGCGCCCGATGGCACCGAATATCCCGGCAAAGGCATTTTTCACGAAGTTGTGAAACCGGAGCGGCTCGTGATGACGATGGACCATTCTGAACTGCCGCCCGCGTGGCATGACCTGGTGAATCCAGAGCGCGACAAAACCAAACCGCCCCAACTCGACAGCGTTATGACCATCACGTTCGAGAGCATCGGCGGCAAAACGAAATTGACGGTGCGCTCGCGCTTTGAATCCATGGCGATCCGCGATGCGATGAAGAAGATGGGCATGACCGAGGGCTGGTCGCAGAGCCTCGAACGCCTCACTGATTTGTTAAAAAAAATGTGA
- a CDS encoding metalloregulator ArsR/SmtB family transcription factor: MTQDKLSLTFAALADPTRRAILARLAGGETSVTELAAPFRMSLPAVSKHLKVLARAGLITRSRHAQVRPCRLKANPMKDAVDWLEHYRRFWEESFDRLEDYLRELQKKEKENERNKK, translated from the coding sequence ATGACTCAGGATAAACTCAGCTTGACCTTCGCCGCCCTTGCCGATCCCACGCGGCGCGCCATTCTTGCCCGCCTGGCCGGTGGTGAGACGTCGGTCACCGAATTGGCCGCGCCGTTTCGCATGAGTTTGCCCGCTGTCTCGAAGCACCTGAAAGTCCTTGCCCGCGCCGGGCTCATCACCCGCAGCCGCCATGCGCAGGTGCGCCCCTGCCGCCTCAAGGCGAACCCCATGAAGGACGCCGTGGATTGGCTGGAACATTATCGCCGGTTTTGGGAAGAAAGTTTTGACCGCCTGGAAGATTACCTCCGCGAATTGCAAAAAAAGGAAAAAGAAAATGAGCGAAACAAAAAGTAA
- a CDS encoding DsbA family protein — protein sequence MKITVTYYLEVISSWCYWAEPAWVDLKERYEDAPVVFDWKISLMDPTGLPTSREQAEWFYRRSGMIVRSPFMLSSGWFEEGVTEYLAPNLVAEAAKDFGVTDDRVRLAIADAALREGKHVGDWKISAGIAAKAAKLDAKRLLARAQSPAIEKRARATTAEFHALQVTQRPTFVIESNIGDRAVFSGLAKVAPLITTIDAMLDDAADYASHAAHFGGPPKS from the coding sequence GTGAAGATAACCGTCACCTATTATCTCGAAGTCATTTCGTCCTGGTGTTACTGGGCCGAACCGGCGTGGGTGGACTTGAAGGAACGATATGAAGATGCGCCGGTCGTCTTCGATTGGAAAATCAGTTTGATGGATCCAACCGGTTTGCCGACTTCGCGCGAGCAAGCCGAATGGTTTTACCGCCGCAGCGGCATGATAGTGCGCTCGCCGTTCATGCTCAGTTCCGGCTGGTTTGAGGAAGGTGTCACCGAGTATCTCGCGCCGAATCTCGTGGCCGAAGCCGCCAAGGATTTTGGCGTCACGGATGATCGCGTCCGCCTGGCCATCGCCGATGCCGCCTTGCGTGAAGGCAAGCATGTGGGTGATTGGAAAATCTCCGCCGGCATCGCCGCCAAAGCTGCAAAGCTTGACGCTAAAAGGTTGCTCGCGCGCGCGCAATCTCCGGCGATTGAAAAACGCGCCCGCGCCACGACCGCCGAATTTCACGCGCTTCAGGTCACCCAACGCCCGACGTTCGTCATCGAAAGCAATATCGGCGACCGCGCAGTATTTTCCGGTTTGGCGAAAGTCGCGCCACTCATCACGACTATTGATGCGATGCTTGATGACGCCGCGGATTATGCCTCGCACGCCGCGCACTTTGGCGGTCCGCCAAAGAGTTAA